One part of the Paenibacillus silvisoli genome encodes these proteins:
- a CDS encoding ABC transporter ATP-binding protein has translation MEFVVEMLNIRKEFPGVVANDDITLQLRKGEIHALLGENGAGKSTLMSILFGMYQPDRGSIKVNGEQVKIANPNVANKLGIGMVHQHFKLVSNFTVTENIMLGNELKKGFVLNINGAARRIEELSKRYGLNVDPHAKIEDISVGMQQRVEILKMLYRDAEVLILDEPSAVLTPQEIEELGKIMLGLVAEGKSIILITHKLKEIKAVANRCTVIRRGKTIGTVDVATTSELKMAEMMVGRNVNFKVEKEESRPGEVMLKLEGLTVNNNKNVPGLKNFNLEVRAGEIVGIAGVEGNGQSELVEAITGLRKVESGRILLDGHDITRESIRSRIHKGIAHIPEDRQKRGLVLDYTLEENMILQVYNRKPFSKRGILDRGAIRKYASGILESFDVRSGKGPLSVSRSLSGGNQQKAIIGREIELDPGLLIAVQPTRGLDVGSIEYIHKRLIAHRNRGKAVLLISLELDEVLNVSDRIAVLNNGELIGVVKASETNENDIGAMMAGVKIGGDQ, from the coding sequence ATGGAATTTGTAGTGGAAATGCTTAACATTCGCAAGGAATTTCCCGGAGTCGTGGCTAACGACGATATTACGCTCCAGCTGCGTAAGGGCGAAATCCACGCGCTGCTCGGGGAGAACGGGGCCGGCAAGTCGACGCTCATGAGCATCCTGTTCGGGATGTATCAGCCGGACCGCGGCTCGATCAAGGTGAACGGCGAACAAGTGAAAATCGCTAACCCCAACGTTGCAAATAAGCTTGGCATCGGCATGGTTCACCAGCATTTTAAGCTCGTCAGCAATTTTACCGTTACCGAGAACATCATGCTCGGCAATGAATTGAAGAAAGGCTTCGTGCTGAACATTAACGGGGCTGCCCGCAGAATCGAAGAGCTCTCGAAGCGCTACGGCTTGAACGTCGATCCGCATGCGAAGATCGAGGACATTTCGGTCGGGATGCAGCAGCGCGTAGAAATATTGAAGATGCTGTACCGGGACGCGGAGGTGCTCATTCTCGACGAGCCGTCGGCCGTACTGACACCGCAGGAAATCGAGGAATTGGGCAAAATCATGCTTGGTCTGGTTGCCGAAGGCAAGTCCATCATTCTCATCACTCATAAGCTGAAAGAGATTAAAGCCGTTGCTAACCGTTGTACGGTTATCCGCCGCGGCAAAACGATCGGTACGGTCGACGTCGCGACGACGAGCGAGCTGAAGATGGCCGAAATGATGGTAGGCCGTAACGTGAATTTCAAGGTGGAAAAAGAAGAAAGCCGTCCGGGCGAGGTCATGTTGAAGCTGGAAGGGCTGACTGTGAATAATAACAAAAACGTGCCTGGGCTGAAGAACTTCAACCTCGAAGTCCGCGCAGGCGAAATCGTTGGCATAGCGGGCGTTGAGGGCAACGGCCAATCGGAACTCGTGGAAGCGATTACCGGTCTTCGCAAGGTCGAAAGCGGACGAATCCTGCTCGACGGGCATGACATTACGCGGGAATCGATCCGCAGCCGCATACATAAAGGGATTGCGCATATTCCGGAGGATCGGCAGAAGCGCGGGCTCGTGCTTGATTACACGCTGGAGGAGAACATGATACTGCAGGTGTATAACCGCAAGCCGTTCTCTAAGCGCGGTATATTGGACAGAGGCGCGATTCGCAAGTATGCGAGCGGTATATTGGAAAGCTTCGACGTCCGTTCCGGCAAAGGGCCGCTCTCCGTATCGCGGTCGCTCTCCGGCGGTAACCAACAGAAGGCGATTATCGGGCGCGAGATCGAGCTCGATCCCGGCCTTCTCATCGCGGTTCAGCCTACGCGGGGCCTGGACGTCGGCTCCATCGAGTACATCCATAAGCGGTTGATCGCGCACCGGAACCGGGGCAAAGCGGTGCTGCTCATCTCACTCGAGCTCGACGAGGTGCTGAACGTATCCGACCGCATCGCGGTGCTCAACAACGGCGAGCTGATCGGCGTCGTGAAGGCGTCGGAAACGAATGAGAACGACATCGGCGCTATGATGGCCGGCGTTAAAATAGGGGGAGACCAATGA
- a CDS encoding ABC transporter permease, producing MRNLIISLCAVIFGLLGGAILMAVTGHDPVEGYKYLFQGGLKTTSRFGDTLATGTPLIFTGLSVAFAFRTGLFNIGAAGQMLFGGFCATVIGLNVDTARPLLLLLMIAAAIFGGAIWAFIPGLLKARFNVHEVVSTIMMNWVAYWTIYYAVPAYLKAEQIETESRPLADKATLKAAFLSDMFGGSYVNLGLFLAVIVVIVIAFIINKTTLGYELKAVGFNRHSAEYAGIGVNRSIITSMLISGALAGLAGMAQYAGNGTNIQIGVLPTQGYDGIAVALLGANSPVGVLVSALFFGLLYSGRGFMNAMTEIPPEIADSIIAIIIYFAATSVLMDRLITRFLSKRRSTTMAATAGGKEKV from the coding sequence ATGAGGAATCTCATCATTTCCTTATGCGCGGTTATATTCGGCCTTCTCGGAGGCGCCATTCTGATGGCAGTAACGGGGCATGATCCCGTGGAGGGGTACAAGTACCTTTTCCAGGGCGGACTGAAAACCACGTCGCGCTTCGGCGATACGCTTGCGACAGGCACGCCGCTGATCTTCACGGGCCTTTCGGTCGCATTCGCGTTCCGTACGGGCCTGTTCAATATCGGCGCGGCGGGGCAAATGCTGTTCGGCGGCTTCTGCGCAACCGTCATCGGCCTGAATGTCGATACGGCTAGACCGCTGCTGCTGCTGCTCATGATTGCGGCGGCGATCTTCGGCGGCGCGATATGGGCGTTTATCCCGGGTCTGCTTAAAGCGCGCTTCAACGTACATGAGGTCGTATCGACGATCATGATGAACTGGGTCGCGTATTGGACGATCTACTATGCGGTACCGGCCTATTTGAAGGCCGAGCAGATCGAGACGGAATCGCGTCCGTTAGCGGACAAAGCCACGCTAAAGGCGGCGTTCCTCTCGGATATGTTCGGCGGTTCGTACGTCAACCTGGGCTTGTTCCTTGCGGTCATCGTGGTGATCGTGATCGCGTTCATTATCAATAAAACGACGCTCGGCTACGAGCTGAAGGCGGTTGGCTTTAACCGCCATTCCGCCGAGTATGCCGGCATCGGCGTCAACCGCAGCATCATCACCTCGATGCTGATCTCCGGGGCGCTTGCCGGACTCGCCGGCATGGCGCAATATGCGGGCAACGGCACGAATATTCAGATCGGCGTCCTGCCTACGCAAGGCTACGACGGCATCGCGGTTGCCTTGCTCGGCGCCAACTCGCCGGTCGGCGTTCTGGTTTCCGCGCTGTTCTTCGGCCTGCTGTACTCCGGCCGCGGCTTCATGAACGCGATGACGGAAATTCCGCCTGAAATCGCGGACTCCATTATCGCGATCATTATTTACTTCGCGGCGACGAGCGTCTTGATGGACAGGCTCATCACGAGATTCTTGTCCAAGCGCCGTTCGACGACGATGGCTGCAACGGCCGGCGGAAAGGAGAAGGTGTAG
- a CDS encoding ABC transporter permease: MWTTIQQIFPYAIMFTIPLLITALGGLFSERSGVVNIGLEGLMVIGAFAAAYTMYELQTAWPGHQIAAIWIGLLVAIVAGTVFSLLHAFASIHLSANQVISGTAINMIAGALTVFLSRNITGSGNIRLSGGFPPFDVWGLSDIPIIGPLLFTKTYWTTWIILAVVLLSSFVLRKTAFGLRLRSCGEYPQAAEAAGVNVRKMRYIGVLISGAFAGLGGAIHLVTIAGEFTGTVSGLGFLALAALIFGQWRPIGILAATLFFGFASTVANVSQVIPAFASIPPIYLKVFPYVVTLIALVLFSKTSQAPKAAGEVFDSGKR, translated from the coding sequence ATGTGGACGACGATTCAACAGATTTTCCCGTATGCGATCATGTTTACGATTCCGCTTCTGATCACCGCCCTCGGCGGACTGTTCAGCGAACGAAGCGGCGTCGTGAACATCGGCTTGGAAGGGCTTATGGTCATCGGGGCGTTCGCGGCGGCATATACGATGTATGAGCTGCAAACCGCGTGGCCGGGGCACCAAATCGCTGCGATCTGGATCGGCCTATTGGTCGCGATCGTCGCGGGCACGGTATTCTCGCTGCTGCACGCGTTTGCCAGCATTCACTTGAGCGCGAACCAGGTCATCAGCGGTACCGCGATCAACATGATCGCCGGCGCGCTGACCGTGTTCTTGTCCCGCAACATTACGGGCAGCGGCAATATTCGTCTATCGGGAGGCTTTCCTCCGTTCGACGTATGGGGGCTGTCGGATATCCCGATCATCGGCCCGTTGTTATTTACGAAAACGTACTGGACGACTTGGATCATTCTCGCCGTCGTTCTGCTCAGTTCCTTTGTTTTGAGAAAAACGGCGTTCGGTCTGCGGCTCCGCTCCTGCGGCGAATATCCGCAAGCAGCCGAAGCGGCCGGCGTTAACGTCCGCAAGATGCGGTATATCGGCGTTCTGATTTCCGGCGCATTTGCCGGGCTCGGCGGCGCTATCCATCTCGTAACGATTGCCGGCGAGTTCACCGGCACGGTATCGGGTTTGGGTTTCCTGGCGCTCGCAGCGCTGATCTTCGGCCAATGGCGGCCGATCGGCATTCTAGCGGCAACGCTGTTCTTCGGCTTTGCCAGCACGGTGGCCAACGTGTCGCAGGTCATTCCGGCCTTTGCTTCCATTCCGCCGATTTACCTCAAGGTATTCCCATACGTCGTTACGCTGATCGCGCTCGTGCTGTTCTCGAAAACCTCGCAAGCGCCGAAAGCGGCAGGGGAGGTATTCGATTCAGGCAAACGCTGA
- a CDS encoding sugar-binding transcriptional regulator, translating to MLDAVRMYYQLDYSQQEIAKRLGVSRPTVSRFIQQAKEEGYVIISIIDPLENNDLLACQIERKFGLKKVVIVNVPHYEDAVVKKYLGPSAAKYIDSVVKDGDIIATTWGTTLYEVALNLQDRHLKDIKVVQLNGGVSHSETNTYAYEIVNLFGKAFHTVPYFIPLPAIFDNPVVKRTIETDRHIKNILELGKEANIAIVTVGAPTEDSVLIKANYFNEEELKMIFEKGAGDICSRYFNIDGVVCSQELNQRTIGVDLDDLKKKEKSILVAGGIRKVDGIYGALQGKYTNVLITDQFTAKYLLERN from the coding sequence ATGCTGGATGCCGTCCGGATGTACTACCAGCTCGATTACAGCCAGCAGGAAATAGCGAAACGGCTCGGCGTATCCAGACCGACCGTCAGCCGGTTCATTCAGCAAGCGAAAGAAGAAGGCTATGTCATTATCAGCATCATCGACCCGCTGGAGAATAACGATCTGCTGGCGTGTCAAATCGAGCGCAAATTCGGGCTCAAAAAAGTCGTCATCGTGAACGTGCCGCACTACGAGGATGCCGTGGTCAAGAAGTATCTTGGCCCGTCAGCCGCGAAGTACATCGACAGCGTGGTCAAGGACGGCGACATTATCGCCACAACCTGGGGCACGACGTTGTACGAGGTGGCGCTGAATTTGCAGGACCGGCATTTGAAGGACATCAAGGTCGTTCAACTGAACGGCGGCGTCAGCCACTCCGAAACGAATACGTACGCTTACGAGATCGTCAATCTATTCGGCAAAGCGTTCCATACCGTGCCGTATTTCATTCCGCTGCCCGCGATCTTCGACAATCCCGTCGTGAAGCGGACGATCGAAACGGACCGCCACATCAAGAACATTCTGGAGCTCGGCAAGGAAGCCAACATCGCCATCGTGACGGTCGGCGCGCCGACGGAAGATTCGGTCTTGATCAAGGCGAATTATTTTAACGAGGAAGAGCTGAAGATGATCTTCGAGAAGGGGGCGGGCGATATTTGCTCGCGTTACTTCAATATCGACGGCGTCGTTTGCTCGCAGGAGCTGAATCAGCGGACGATCGGCGTCGATCTGGACGATTTAAAGAAGAAGGAGAAGTCCATTCTCGTCGCGGGCGGGATCCGCAAGGTCGACGGCATCTATGGCGCGCTGCAAGGCAAATACACGAACGTGCTGATTACGGATCAATTTACGGCTAAATACTTGCTGGAGCGAAACTAA